A genomic region of Venturia canescens isolate UGA chromosome 7, ASM1945775v1, whole genome shotgun sequence contains the following coding sequences:
- the eRF3 gene encoding eukaryotic peptide chain release factor GTP-binding subunit ERF3A isoform X1: MANSVAPDSWEQQADNVDKTSTDEGKFIEGKFSTLNVNAAEFVPSFCINSLPDNINPTPAYPTIDGGGGGGGGGGGGGGPDTPPAVVNTTATTFVTPEIHHGPATPSLPPDPAGARVEEPPAGGGISPPNSSSEPASDGEQTNNSPRHQPADSWEEAAVDGDPLLTPENEEAFIEEDEEAIVKIPKKKITKVAEDTKSKKEHVNVVFIGHVDAGKSTIGGQIMALTGMVDKRTLEKYEREAKERSRETWYLSWALDTNQEEREKGKTVEVGRAYFETERKHFTILDAPGHKSFVPNMIGGAAQADLAVLVISARKGEFETGFDRGGQTREHAMLAKTAGVKHLVVLVNKMDDPTVEWDEGRYNECRDKILPYLRKLGFNPAKDLTFMPVSGQLGIGLKDPIPESLCDWYKGPPFISFIDSLPSLNRKSNGPFIMPIVDKYKDMGTVVMGKVEGGEAKKGQALLVMPNRTAVIVDQLWSDDEEVTFVGPGENVKIKLKGIEEEDVSPGFVLCDSNNPIKTGKIFDAQVVILEHKSIICAGYSAVMHIHCAAEEVTVKALICLVDKKTGDKSKTRPRFVKQDQVAIMRIECAGVICLEKFNLFAPMGRFTLRDENKTIAIGKVLKVVE, encoded by the exons ATGGCGAACAGCGTGGCACCGGACTCGTGGGAACAGCAGGCGGATAACGTTGATAAAACATCAACCGACGAGGGTAAATTCATCGAGGGCAAGTTTTCGACACTGAACGTCAATGCAGCGGAATTCGTGCCTTCCTTCTGCATAAACTCTTTACCGGATAACATCAATCCGACGCCGGCTTATCCTACTATcgatggtggtggtggtggtggtggtggcggcggcggcggtggcggTCCGGACACCCCGCCAGCCGTTGTTAATACGACCGCGACCACCTTCGTTACTCCTGAAATTCATCACG GTCCGGCTACACCTTCGCTACCGCCGGATCCTGCCGGCGCTAGAGTCGAAGAACCTCCAGCCGGCGGAGGTATCTCCCCGCCTAATTCATCCTCCGAACCAGCCTCTGATGGAGAACAAACAAATAATAGCCCGAGACATCAACCAGCTGATTCTTGGGAAGAAGCTGCCGTCGACGGAGATCCCCTTCTTACTCCAGAGAATGAAGAGGCCTTTATCGAGGAGGATGAAGAAGCGATTGTGAAGATCCCCAAGAAAAAGATCACCAAAGTAGCGGAAGATACAAAGAGTAAAAAAGAACACGTCAATGTTGTCTTCATAGGCCATGTGG ATGCAGGTAAATCCACCATAGGAGGACAAATAATGGCTCTGACGGGAATGGTAGACAAGAGAACATTGGAAAAGTATGAGCGAGAGGCGAAAGAGAGAAGCAGAGAAACGTGGTATTTGAGCTGGGCATTAGACACGAATCAGGAGGAGCGAGAGAAGGGAAAAACTGTGGAAGTTGGAAGAGCCTATTTTGAAACTGAGAGAAAGCATTTTACGATTCTCGATGCACCGGGACACAAGAGTTTCGTGCCTAACATGATTGGCGGTGCGGCACAGGCTGATCTCGCCGTTCTCGTAATATCAGCGAGGAAGGGTGAATTCGAAACGGGCTTCGACAGAGGAGGACAAACAAGAGAGCACGCTATGCTCGCCAAAACAGCCGGAGTCAAACATTTGGTTGTTCTAGTTAATAAAATGGATGATCCGACGGTCGAATGGGATGAGGGGAGGTACAACGAGTGTAG AGATAAAATATTACCGTATCTTCGTAAGTTGGGTTTCAATCCAGCCAAGGATTTAACGTTCATGCCGGTCTCAGGACAATTAGGCATCGGCCTTAAAGATCCTATACCCGAGAGTTTATGTGATTGGTACAAGGGTCCACCATTCATATCCTTCATTGACTCTCTGCCATCGTTAAATCGCAAGAGTAACGGACCCTTCATTATGCCAATTGTCGACAAGTACAAGGACATGGGTACGGTCGTCATGGGCAAAGTTGAAGGTGGCGAAGCGAAAAAAGGCCAAGCTCTCTTGGTTATGCCCAACAGG ACTGCGGTAATCGTTGATCAGCTGTGGTCAGACGACGAGGAAGTTACGTTCGTTGGACCTggagaaaacgtgaaaatcaAGCTTAAGGGTATCGAGGAGGAGGACGTTAGTCCGGGCTTTGTACTTTGTGACAGTAACAACCCGATTAAAACTGGCAAAATATTCGATGCTCAGGTTGTTATATTGGAACACAAGAGTATAATATGTGCGGGTTACAGTGCTGTAATGCACATTCATTGCGCCGCTGAAGAGGTCACGGTTAAGGCACTAATATGTctcgtcgataaaaaaactGGCGATAAGAGCAAAACACGACCGAGGTTCGTTAAACAGGATCAAGTCGCGATTATGAGAATCGAATGCGCGGGAGTTATATgccttgaaaaatttaatctcTTTGCACCAATGGGACGTTTTACTCTCAGGGACGAAA ACAAAACTATTGCGATCGGCAAGGTGCTGAAGGTGGTCGAGTAA
- the eRF3 gene encoding eukaryotic peptide chain release factor GTP-binding subunit ERF3A isoform X2, whose translation MANSVAPDSWEQQADNVDKTSTDEGKFIEGPATPSLPPDPAGARVEEPPAGGGISPPNSSSEPASDGEQTNNSPRHQPADSWEEAAVDGDPLLTPENEEAFIEEDEEAIVKIPKKKITKVAEDTKSKKEHVNVVFIGHVDAGKSTIGGQIMALTGMVDKRTLEKYEREAKERSRETWYLSWALDTNQEEREKGKTVEVGRAYFETERKHFTILDAPGHKSFVPNMIGGAAQADLAVLVISARKGEFETGFDRGGQTREHAMLAKTAGVKHLVVLVNKMDDPTVEWDEGRYNECRDKILPYLRKLGFNPAKDLTFMPVSGQLGIGLKDPIPESLCDWYKGPPFISFIDSLPSLNRKSNGPFIMPIVDKYKDMGTVVMGKVEGGEAKKGQALLVMPNRTAVIVDQLWSDDEEVTFVGPGENVKIKLKGIEEEDVSPGFVLCDSNNPIKTGKIFDAQVVILEHKSIICAGYSAVMHIHCAAEEVTVKALICLVDKKTGDKSKTRPRFVKQDQVAIMRIECAGVICLEKFNLFAPMGRFTLRDENKTIAIGKVLKVVE comes from the exons ATGGCGAACAGCGTGGCACCGGACTCGTGGGAACAGCAGGCGGATAACGTTGATAAAACATCAACCGACGAGGGTAAATTCATCGAGG GTCCGGCTACACCTTCGCTACCGCCGGATCCTGCCGGCGCTAGAGTCGAAGAACCTCCAGCCGGCGGAGGTATCTCCCCGCCTAATTCATCCTCCGAACCAGCCTCTGATGGAGAACAAACAAATAATAGCCCGAGACATCAACCAGCTGATTCTTGGGAAGAAGCTGCCGTCGACGGAGATCCCCTTCTTACTCCAGAGAATGAAGAGGCCTTTATCGAGGAGGATGAAGAAGCGATTGTGAAGATCCCCAAGAAAAAGATCACCAAAGTAGCGGAAGATACAAAGAGTAAAAAAGAACACGTCAATGTTGTCTTCATAGGCCATGTGG ATGCAGGTAAATCCACCATAGGAGGACAAATAATGGCTCTGACGGGAATGGTAGACAAGAGAACATTGGAAAAGTATGAGCGAGAGGCGAAAGAGAGAAGCAGAGAAACGTGGTATTTGAGCTGGGCATTAGACACGAATCAGGAGGAGCGAGAGAAGGGAAAAACTGTGGAAGTTGGAAGAGCCTATTTTGAAACTGAGAGAAAGCATTTTACGATTCTCGATGCACCGGGACACAAGAGTTTCGTGCCTAACATGATTGGCGGTGCGGCACAGGCTGATCTCGCCGTTCTCGTAATATCAGCGAGGAAGGGTGAATTCGAAACGGGCTTCGACAGAGGAGGACAAACAAGAGAGCACGCTATGCTCGCCAAAACAGCCGGAGTCAAACATTTGGTTGTTCTAGTTAATAAAATGGATGATCCGACGGTCGAATGGGATGAGGGGAGGTACAACGAGTGTAG AGATAAAATATTACCGTATCTTCGTAAGTTGGGTTTCAATCCAGCCAAGGATTTAACGTTCATGCCGGTCTCAGGACAATTAGGCATCGGCCTTAAAGATCCTATACCCGAGAGTTTATGTGATTGGTACAAGGGTCCACCATTCATATCCTTCATTGACTCTCTGCCATCGTTAAATCGCAAGAGTAACGGACCCTTCATTATGCCAATTGTCGACAAGTACAAGGACATGGGTACGGTCGTCATGGGCAAAGTTGAAGGTGGCGAAGCGAAAAAAGGCCAAGCTCTCTTGGTTATGCCCAACAGG ACTGCGGTAATCGTTGATCAGCTGTGGTCAGACGACGAGGAAGTTACGTTCGTTGGACCTggagaaaacgtgaaaatcaAGCTTAAGGGTATCGAGGAGGAGGACGTTAGTCCGGGCTTTGTACTTTGTGACAGTAACAACCCGATTAAAACTGGCAAAATATTCGATGCTCAGGTTGTTATATTGGAACACAAGAGTATAATATGTGCGGGTTACAGTGCTGTAATGCACATTCATTGCGCCGCTGAAGAGGTCACGGTTAAGGCACTAATATGTctcgtcgataaaaaaactGGCGATAAGAGCAAAACACGACCGAGGTTCGTTAAACAGGATCAAGTCGCGATTATGAGAATCGAATGCGCGGGAGTTATATgccttgaaaaatttaatctcTTTGCACCAATGGGACGTTTTACTCTCAGGGACGAAA ACAAAACTATTGCGATCGGCAAGGTGCTGAAGGTGGTCGAGTAA
- the LOC122413057 gene encoding putative RNA-binding protein Luc7-like 2 isoform X1, with protein MTAHDQIRAMLDQLMGTGRNGENNKFQVKYSDPKVCKSFLLACCPHEILSSTRMDLGDCPQIHDLALRADYEAAQKKKDHFYDIDAMEHLQNFIADCDRRTEQAKQRLAETQEELSAEVAAKANNVHVLAEEIGKKLAKAEELGEEGFVEESMKLMGEIDELRKKKNEAEQEYRNSMPASSYQQQKLRVCEVCSAYLGIHDNDRRLADHFGGKLHLGFIKIREKLAELEKTVEDRRKEKRETMMDRDRRERERDREDRDRDRDRSDRRGLSYRERERDRDRDRDRRDRERRRSRSRSRSRGKRSRRSRSGSHGRRSRSRRSGSNDRKR; from the exons ATGACGGCCCACGATCAGATACGAGCTATGCTCGATCAATTAATGGGCACTGGACGTAACG GTGAGAATaacaaatttcaagtgaaatacTCCGATCCGAAGGTCTGCAAGAGTTTCCTGCTAGCATGCTGCCCCCATGAGATTCTTTCGTCGACA CGCATGGACCTGGGAGATTGTCCCCAGATTCACGACTTGGCACTGCGGGCTGACTACGAGGCCGCGCAGAAGAAGAAGGATCACTTTTACGACATCGAT GCAATGGAACACCTTCAAAACTTTATCGCTGATTGTGACCGTCGGACCGAACAAGCGAAGCAACGTCTTGCCGAGACACAGGAGGAATTGAGCGCAGAGGTAGCAGCAAAAGCAAATAACGTTCATGTGCTAGCGgaagaaattggaaaaaaattagccAAAGCGGAAGAACTCGGTGAAGAAGGCTTCGTCGAAGAGTCGATGAAGCTAATGGGtgaaattgatgaattacGTAAGAAGAAAAACGAGGCGGAACAAGAATATAGAAATAGCATGCCGGCCTCGAGTtatcaacaacaaaaattgcGGGTCTGCGAAGTATGCAGCGCCTACCTCGGTATTCACGATAATGATCGCAGACTCGCCGATCACTTTGGTGGCAAATTGCATCTGGGATTCATCAAGATAAGagaaaaacttgccgaacttGAAAAAACTGTTGAGGATAGACGCAAGGAGAAACGCGAAACTATGATGGACAGAGATAGGCGAGAGCGGGAAAGAGACCGTGAGGATCGCGACAGAGATCGTGACCGATCCGACAGGAGGGGACTCAGTTATCGGGAGCGTGAACGCGATCGCGATCGTGATCGTGATCGAAGGGACAGAGAGCGAAGACGATCTAGATCACGGTCTCGTAGTCGTGGAAAGAG
- the LOC122413057 gene encoding putative RNA-binding protein Luc7-like 1 isoform X2, translating into MDLGDCPQIHDLALRADYEAAQKKKDHFYDIDAMEHLQNFIADCDRRTEQAKQRLAETQEELSAEVAAKANNVHVLAEEIGKKLAKAEELGEEGFVEESMKLMGEIDELRKKKNEAEQEYRNSMPASSYQQQKLRVCEVCSAYLGIHDNDRRLADHFGGKLHLGFIKIREKLAELEKTVEDRRKEKRETMMDRDRRERERDREDRDRDRDRSDRRGLSYRERERDRDRDRDRRDRERRRSRSRSRSRGKRSRRSRSGSHGRRSRSRRSGSNDRKR; encoded by the exons ATGGACCTGGGAGATTGTCCCCAGATTCACGACTTGGCACTGCGGGCTGACTACGAGGCCGCGCAGAAGAAGAAGGATCACTTTTACGACATCGAT GCAATGGAACACCTTCAAAACTTTATCGCTGATTGTGACCGTCGGACCGAACAAGCGAAGCAACGTCTTGCCGAGACACAGGAGGAATTGAGCGCAGAGGTAGCAGCAAAAGCAAATAACGTTCATGTGCTAGCGgaagaaattggaaaaaaattagccAAAGCGGAAGAACTCGGTGAAGAAGGCTTCGTCGAAGAGTCGATGAAGCTAATGGGtgaaattgatgaattacGTAAGAAGAAAAACGAGGCGGAACAAGAATATAGAAATAGCATGCCGGCCTCGAGTtatcaacaacaaaaattgcGGGTCTGCGAAGTATGCAGCGCCTACCTCGGTATTCACGATAATGATCGCAGACTCGCCGATCACTTTGGTGGCAAATTGCATCTGGGATTCATCAAGATAAGagaaaaacttgccgaacttGAAAAAACTGTTGAGGATAGACGCAAGGAGAAACGCGAAACTATGATGGACAGAGATAGGCGAGAGCGGGAAAGAGACCGTGAGGATCGCGACAGAGATCGTGACCGATCCGACAGGAGGGGACTCAGTTATCGGGAGCGTGAACGCGATCGCGATCGTGATCGTGATCGAAGGGACAGAGAGCGAAGACGATCTAGATCACGGTCTCGTAGTCGTGGAAAGAG